TGCTCTGGCTCAAATGCCGGCAAGCTGCCGATGCCCAGCGCATGCGCCAATGCGGTGAGCGCTTGATGCAACAGGGCAAACGTCCACGGCGTAGCAAACGGTGCCGTCACGATCAGGTCATACCAGCCGCTGCCGCGCACAAAGCGCAGGAAGGTCGACTCAGAAACCATGGTGAAACTCCAGGAATGAAGTGAAGGAGCCGCCACGGTAAAGCCTGGTGTACGCTCCAAGGTCAAGCCCTCGGCCGTCTCTCCTTTCCAAATCACCATGCCTGCTGCACTCCCCGCTTCCGCTTCCAATGCGCGTACCGGCGACCTTTCCATCGGCGACCTGGCCGCCGCCACCGGCGTCTCGCGGGACGGTCTGCGCTTTTACGAGGCACGCGGCCTGATCCGTGCGCGACGCCGCAGCAACGGTTACCGTGCTTACCCGCCCGAGGCCGTGGAACTGGTGCAATACGTGCGCACGGCGCAGCAACTGGGCTTCACGCTGGCAGAAATTGGCGAAGGGATGACGCAGGTGTGGCAGCAACCCGACATCGATGCCGCCGTTACGGCGCTACTGCGGGAGAAACTTGCCGCCATCGATGTCCGCATCGCCAGCTTGCAGGCCACGCGTGATGCACTTGCTGCCCGCGTCGGGATGCCGTGCCCGCTTGCACCGGACTGAGACCCCGCCATGTCTTGTCATATGACTGTCGCAGACTGGCGCCGCTAGGTGCGTTTTGCGCGTTTCCCACGCCCCTGACGGCTTGCCGAGTCGTGAAAGGCGCTTGAAAGTTCGCGTCGGTAAAAACGCTCCCGTCTCAAGGGGAGTCTGCTGCAGTGAAACATCGGGGTGCGTTCCATCCACGGGTGAGGGCCGTGCTGTGCGCGGTGGCTTGCCTGCCATTTGCCGCTGCCTGGGCAGCCACGCCGGCATCGGCACCAGCTGCGGCCAGCATGCCGGTGGCGACCATGCCGCCGATCAAGCCTTCCGTGCGGGGCGTGACAGGCGCCGGGTTCAACCTGGTCGAGCTTCTGCAAGAACTGAAGGGCAACAACCCGCAGTTGATCCAGGCACGCCATAACTACCTGTCGGCCAAGTCGATCCCCCCGCAACTTGCCGCGCCCAATAACCCGCAGCTCGGCTACATCTGGAACAGCATCCCCAAGGGGTTTCCGCTTGCGGTCAACCGCGCGGGCGGCAGCCAGTACAACTTGACGCAGCAGATCCCGTTTCCGGGCAAGAAAGCGCTGGCGGCCGAGATTGCCGACCGCCAGGCCGAATCGCTGAACGCGCAAAACGATGCGCTGTACCTGCAGCTCTACGCGCAGCTTTCCACCACGTATTACCAGGCGATCGCGCTGCAGAAACAGATCGATGTACAGAAGCTGGCAATCACGCGCCTGGAGCAGGTCAAGCAGATCACGCGCGTGCGCTACGCCAACAACGCCGCCGCGTACGCCGACTTCCTCAACGCGCAGGTCATGCAGAGCAGCGCGCAGAACGATCTGTTTGCCGCGCAACGCCAGTACGACAGCACGCTACAGACCCTCAACACGCTCATCGGCAAGGAGCCGAGCTTCCCGCTGGTGCTGCGAGCCGACGACGAGTCCGTGCACCTGCCGGAAGAGCCGCTGCCCGAGCTGGAAAACCAAGCACTGCGCGAACATCCGTCGATCAAGGCATCTGCCGAGCTGATGGACGCCGCACGCAAGAGCGTGACGCTGGCGCGCAAGGCTTACCTGCCCGACTTCCAGGTCATCGCCACCGTCACGACGGACAACCCGCCGTATGGCGTGCGCCCGAACAGCTACCAGATCGAGCTGGACGTGATCATCCCGTTCTGGTTCCTGACCAAAGAGAAGTACGGCGTGAACCAGGCGGTGGAAAGTCAGATTGCCACAGAGGCGAATGACGTGTCGGTGCGCCAGCAGACGTTATTGGCCGTCGATACCGCCTACAACACGCTGCGCCAGACGCTTGCCCAGCTCGACTTCAACAAGCAGCGGCAACTGCCGCAGGCGCTGGCGGCCTATCGCGTGACGATGACCAACTACGCCAGCAACAACGCCGATTTCAACGACCTGCTCACTGCCCAGGGCGCGCTCAAGAACGCCGAACTGTCGGTCGCCCAGGCTCAGGCCACGGCCTTGCAGGCCTATCACGCGCTGCTCGCGGCCACGGGTCGCTCGCCGGTTCAAGCTCAATAACATCATGAAGACGTTCTCTCCCGTTGTGGCAGTCATCGCCTTGGCCGCAGCCCTTGCTGTCGGTGTGGTGGTCGGACGCAAGTGGCCTGCCGCCGTGCCGGCCGAGACCGCAAAACCCCCTGCCACCGCATCCGCTCCTGCAGCCACGGCGCGCGCCAAGCCCGACTCCGTCGAAATTCCCGCCGGCGGCTTCGACCCGCAGCAGGTGAAGGTCGCGCAGGTCAGTCAACTTTCCGTGCCGGCGGAGCTGTCCACGCCCGGCAAGCTCGCCTACAACGCCGAGCGCACCAAGCTGGCATCGGCGCGCGTGGCTGGCCGGCTGGACCAGATCCTCCTGTTCGAAGGTGCGCAGGTGCGCGAGGGCCAGCCGATTGCCCAGCTGTACGCACCGGATTTCATCTCCGCACAGAAGGAATACCTGCTGGCGCTGAATACCGCCCGCCAGCTCAAGGGCTCCAACATGAAGGATCTGCAGGACGACGCAGATGCCACCGTGCAGTCGGCAGCGGGCCGCCTGCACGTGTTGGGCATGTCGGATGCCGATGTCGCGCAGGTTGCCAAGCGCGGCACGCCGGCTGAACACCTGACGCTGCGCGCACCCATCTCGGGCACGATCGTCAAGCGCAACATGGACCCGGGCGCCTTCCTGAACGTGGGCGATTCGTTCATGAGCATCGTCGATACGCGCGTGCTGTGGTTCACGGGCAATGTGTATGAGAACGATATTGCGAGCGTGCGCATTGGCCAGCCGATCTCACTGCATACCTCGGCGTATCCGGACCGCGAGTTCACCGGCCGCGTGAGCTTTATCGCCCCGAACATCGACCCGGCAACGCACACGTTGACCGTGCGCTGCGACGTGCCCAACACCGACGGCCTGCTGCGCCCCGAGATGTACGCCACGGCGCGCATTCAGACCGGCAGCGGCCAGGCCACGGTGGTGCCGAAGTCGGCGCTGGTGAAAGACCACGGCAGCTACTTCGTGATCGTCCAGAGCGATGCCACGCACTTCAAGCGTGTGGAAGTGCACGGCAAGGACACCGGCACCGACGGTAACTTTGCTGTGACGGCCGGGCTTGAGGCTTCGTCGCAGGTGGTCGTGCGCGGCGCCGCGCTGCTCAACGAGATGATCGTCAAGGCGGGGGCGTAGGCATGGGCTTCAACCCCATCGCGGGCATTCTCAAGCGGCGGCTGCTGATTGTCTTCCTGGCGATCGCGCTGCTGGTGGCGGGCGTGCTGGCGTTTCGCGAGCTGCCGCTGCAGGCGTATCCGGGCGTGGCGCCGCTGTCGGTGCAGGCCATCACGCAGTGGCCGGGCCGTAGCACAACCGAAGTCGAACAGCAGATCACGATCCCGATCGAGAATGCGCTGGCCGGCGTGCCGGATGTGCAGTCGTTCCGCTCGGTATCGCTGTTCGGGCTGTCGGTGGTCACGCTCAAGTTCAAGGAAGGAACCGACGGCTTCAAGGCGCGGCAGAACTTTGCGCAATACGTGGCGGCAGCCAATTTGCCGACCGGTGTGCAGCCGTCGCTGAGCCCGGACTCTGACGCCACCGGCGAGATCATGCGCTTTCGCCTCGTGGGCGACGGCGTCGACCTCACCACGCTCAAGAGCTACCAGGACTACGACATCACCAAGGAGCTGAAGCACGTGCAGGGCGTGGCCGATGTCAGCTCCTTCGGCGGCAAGGTGAAGGAGTATCACATCGTGCCGTCACCGGCGAAGCTGCAGTCGTACGGCATCACGCTGTCGCAGCTCATCACGGCCATCGGCAACGCCAACAACAACACCGGCGGCAACCTGCTGCGCGACGGAGAGCAACAGTTCGTCGTGCGCGGCGTGGGCCTGCTGCAGACGGTGGACGACATCCGCAACGTGGTGGTGGCCGCCAACAACGGCGTGCCGGTGCGTGTGCGCGACATTGCCGAGGTGGAAATCGGCAACGTGCAG
This is a stretch of genomic DNA from Ralstonia wenshanensis. It encodes these proteins:
- a CDS encoding MerR family transcriptional regulator → MPAALPASASNARTGDLSIGDLAAATGVSRDGLRFYEARGLIRARRRSNGYRAYPPEAVELVQYVRTAQQLGFTLAEIGEGMTQVWQQPDIDAAVTALLREKLAAIDVRIASLQATRDALAARVGMPCPLAPD
- a CDS encoding TolC family protein; the protein is MKHRGAFHPRVRAVLCAVACLPFAAAWAATPASAPAAASMPVATMPPIKPSVRGVTGAGFNLVELLQELKGNNPQLIQARHNYLSAKSIPPQLAAPNNPQLGYIWNSIPKGFPLAVNRAGGSQYNLTQQIPFPGKKALAAEIADRQAESLNAQNDALYLQLYAQLSTTYYQAIALQKQIDVQKLAITRLEQVKQITRVRYANNAAAYADFLNAQVMQSSAQNDLFAAQRQYDSTLQTLNTLIGKEPSFPLVLRADDESVHLPEEPLPELENQALREHPSIKASAELMDAARKSVTLARKAYLPDFQVIATVTTDNPPYGVRPNSYQIELDVIIPFWFLTKEKYGVNQAVESQIATEANDVSVRQQTLLAVDTAYNTLRQTLAQLDFNKQRQLPQALAAYRVTMTNYASNNADFNDLLTAQGALKNAELSVAQAQATALQAYHALLAATGRSPVQAQ
- a CDS encoding efflux RND transporter periplasmic adaptor subunit; this encodes MKTFSPVVAVIALAAALAVGVVVGRKWPAAVPAETAKPPATASAPAATARAKPDSVEIPAGGFDPQQVKVAQVSQLSVPAELSTPGKLAYNAERTKLASARVAGRLDQILLFEGAQVREGQPIAQLYAPDFISAQKEYLLALNTARQLKGSNMKDLQDDADATVQSAAGRLHVLGMSDADVAQVAKRGTPAEHLTLRAPISGTIVKRNMDPGAFLNVGDSFMSIVDTRVLWFTGNVYENDIASVRIGQPISLHTSAYPDREFTGRVSFIAPNIDPATHTLTVRCDVPNTDGLLRPEMYATARIQTGSGQATVVPKSALVKDHGSYFVIVQSDATHFKRVEVHGKDTGTDGNFAVTAGLEASSQVVVRGAALLNEMIVKAGA